The Deltaproteobacteria bacterium genome window below encodes:
- a CDS encoding molybdopterin-dependent oxidoreductase: MKKKGVGISCNTHPAGMKGGGDPSQAQIRLKPDGTFDLLVGAVDIGQGSKTILRQIAADELGVPLEAITVNNFDTDIGPMCTGTFASRVTFMDGNAVIRAAADLKKKIREWAADVLEANPEDIEVADNKVLVKGSPGISKTMSEVGSMVNWGGQFLVGTGSFIPGAGQAFDPETGKMTAIASLAFGACVAEVDVDTETGVVELLKLVQVYEIGKAINPLLCKGQINGGAMMGIGFALTENYTPYYPKMDFAPTGLADYILTTAADMPPVMVSDIVEVPHPNGPRGAKGFAEMTASAAPPAILSAIHNAIGVWIMDYPATPERILKALIEKKAKG, encoded by the coding sequence ATGAAAAAGAAAGGCGTAGGGATTTCGTGTAATACCCATCCCGCAGGGATGAAAGGGGGCGGAGACCCCAGTCAGGCGCAGATCCGCCTGAAACCCGACGGGACATTTGACCTCCTGGTGGGCGCGGTGGATATCGGTCAGGGCTCCAAGACCATTTTGCGGCAGATCGCTGCCGACGAGCTGGGGGTTCCTCTGGAGGCTATCACGGTGAACAATTTTGATACCGATATCGGCCCGATGTGCACCGGCACCTTCGCCAGCCGGGTGACTTTCATGGACGGGAACGCAGTCATCCGGGCGGCGGCCGACCTTAAGAAAAAGATCCGCGAATGGGCTGCAGATGTATTAGAGGCCAACCCGGAGGACATTGAAGTCGCCGATAACAAAGTATTGGTGAAAGGCTCCCCTGGGATTTCTAAGACAATGTCGGAAGTAGGTTCGATGGTCAACTGGGGGGGGCAGTTCCTGGTGGGTACCGGTTCTTTCATCCCCGGCGCAGGGCAGGCCTTTGATCCGGAAACGGGAAAGATGACGGCCATTGCTTCGCTAGCATTCGGCGCCTGCGTGGCGGAAGTTGATGTGGACACGGAAACAGGCGTCGTGGAATTGCTCAAGCTGGTACAAGTCTACGAGATCGGCAAGGCGATCAACCCGCTTTTGTGCAAAGGACAAATCAACGGTGGGGCTATGATGGGGATTGGTTTTGCCCTCACGGAGAACTACACCCCCTACTACCCCAAGATGGATTTCGCCCCCACTGGCCTGGCAGACTACATCTTGACCACGGCAGCGGACATGCCCCCGGTTATGGTCTCCGACATCGTGGAAGTTCCCCATCCCAATGGGCCGCGGGGAGCGAAAGGTTTCGCGGAGATGACCGCCAGCGCAGCACCGCCCGCCATCCTGTCTGCTATCCATAATGCCATCGGCGTGTGGATCATGGATTATCCGGCGACACCCGAGCGGATCCTCAAAGCGCTGATCGAAAAAAAAGCAAAAGGTTGA